The genomic stretch TAAATAATAAAGCAGACTTATTGTCGAAACCTTTATCTTCAAACATGTCTAAAAGTATTTGATAAAAATAATGTCTATTAGGCAATAAGGTAAGCTGGTCGTGATGAGCCTGAAAGGATAATTTACGATTTTCCTTTTGTAGCTGATTATCCCATATCTGAATTTCTTCAAGTAACTCGTTAAAAACGGTATTTAAATCTTGAAATTCTTTAATTCGATTATAAGGGAAACGAAGATTATAAGCTTTTTGTTCACTTACAATTTGAGCAATATTAGTAAGTGGATAAATAGCCTGCATAATTTGACGATACGTTAAGTTTACTGACCACCACAAAGCGCAAACAATAAACAACATCGCTATCGCAAGCCCGACCATAATCATTTTGAGGAACTGCAATATTTTTTCAGAACTACCAAAAAGTGTGAGTTCACCTACATTTTGTTCATGGTGATAAATTGTAAGATGAACAGGCTCATTTAAAAACCAATGATCAAACCAGCCTTCTAAAATTGACGTTTGACTTGATAATTTAAAACTTTGGGCAATTAAATGATGTTCAGAATCATAAATATGAATAGTACGAATTGAATGGTCATTCGTATACTCATTTAAAATTTGCTCTATGGTAATTTTATCATTAAACACCACAGCGGGCTGGATACGCTCTAATAGCGTATGGCTAAGCAATTGCAAATTTTGTTTAGCGTAAGTTTCCATTGTAAAAACAGAAATTGATACAAACGTAAAAGAGCAAATAAAAAAGGTGATAGCAAAAATAGTAAATTGAGATTTTCTAAATAATGCATGCAGTGAAGTGGATTGATACAACTTTGATATCATTATCCTTACTCCGCATTCTTAGCCAAGAGTAATACTCTCGGATCAATATGAACTTTGGAGTGACTTAAAGCGTCTAAGTTAACTTTAAAGGTAGTGTAATTATTCTGATTATATAAACAAAAGATACTTCCTATTTCGCACTCTGGATTATTAATGCTTAAAGAAAGTAAAGAATGATAAGGATAATTTTGAATAAGATTCTGTTGTTGCTGGGGAGACGTAGTAGAAAAATAAACAGCCTGACAATGTGATCGAGCAAAATCTTTCGCATTTACAGTTTGAACACGATAATTATAAGACATTTGCTGGATATAAGATTGAAAAGTAGATGTGATTGAAGGGTTATCAATAACACAAAGAGTAGGCGTGTTTACATTCTCCCATTTACTGTAGCTTAGAATAGATAAAGTAAGCACATAGAAGTTATGTTTTGAATTGGCATAGCAAGGCGCACTCGTAGCAAACACTACAAGTATGCAAACAAATACTTTTTTAGCGAACTGCCACATGATGAGTTAATGCCAAACTATTGCACGAATAATCTATTCTACATGAAGTTGATAACGTAAAAAAAGTTTAATATCTCATCTAAAAGTGACCAAAAAGCCTAAAAAGTAGACAAGTGATAATATTAAATGAAAAAAGGGGTTGCAAAGGGGATGAGATGGTCTATAATGCACATCCATCGGCGGTGATGTAGATAGAAACTTGTTGAAAAACAGTTACTTGTGATTAGATTGGTTGCTTTAAGTGATGAATTTGATGGTAAGTTGGTTTTGAGAATAAGTTTTAAAAATATCGAAATTACCTGTTGACTTTTAAGAGATTAAGAGTAATATAGCCGACCTAGCTTGCTGGTGACGAACCAGGAAGAAGATCATTAAGAGAATTGAAGAACAACTTGTGTGGATTTTTACTGATTGATTAATCGAAATAATTTTCATTGATTGATTGGTTTAAATTACTCGAAGTTTATTTGAGCGAAATTTAAGTCAGTAATTGATGAGCCAGAATTGGCACCTTGTCTTTAATAAGGTGCAAAATGATTTTAACTGAAGAGTTTGATCATGGCTCAGATTGAACGCTGGCGGCAGGCTTAACACATGCAAGTCGAGCGGAGAGAGGTAGCTTGCTACTGATCTTAGCGGCGGACGGGTGAGTAATGCTTAGGAATCTGCCTATTAGTGGGGGACAACATTTCGAAAGGAATGCTAATACCGCATACGTCCTACGGGAGAAAGCAGGGGATCTTCGGACCTTGCGCTAATAGATGAGCCTAAGTCGGATTAGCTAGTTGGTGGGGTAAAGGCCTACCAAGGCGACGATCTGTAGCGGGTCTGAGAGGATGATCCGCCACACTGGGACTGAGACACGGCCCAGACTCCTACGGGAGGCAGCAGTGGGGAATATTGGACAATGGGCGCAAGCCTGATCCAGCCATGCCGCGTGTGTGAAGAAGGCCTTATGGTTGTAAAGCACTTTAAGCGAGGAGGAGGCTACTTTAGTTAATACCTAGAGATAGTGGACGTTACTCGCAGAATAAGCACCGGCTAACTCTGTGCCAGCAGCCGCGGTAATACAGAGGGTGCAAGCGTTAATCGGATTTACTGGGCGTAAAGCGCGCGTAGGCGGCTAATTAAGTCAAATGTGAAATCCCCGAGCTTAACTTGGGAATTGCATTCGATACTGGTTAGCTAGAGTGTGGGAGAGGATGGTAGAATTCCAGGTGTAGCGGTGAAATGCGTAGAGATCTGGAGGAATACCGATGGCGAAGGCAGCCATCTGGCCTAACACTGACGCTGAGGTGCGAAAGCATGGGGAGCAAACAGGATTAGATACCCTGGTAGTCCATGCCGTAAACGATGTCTACTAGCCGTTGGGGCCTTTGAGGCTTTAGTGGCGCAGCTAACGCGATAAGTAGACCGCCTGGGGAGTACGGTCGCAAGACTAAAACTCAAATGAATTGACGGGGGCCCGCACAAGCGGTGGAGCATGTGGTTTAATTCGATGCAACGCGAAGAACCTTACCTGGCCTTGACATAGTAAGAACTTTCCAGAGATGGATTGGTGCCTTCGGGAACTTACATACAGGTGCTGCATGGCTGTCGTCAGCTCGTGTCGTGAGATGTTGGGTTAAGTCCCGCAACGAGCGCAACCCTTTTCCTTATTTGCCAGCGAGTAATGTCGGGAACTTTAAGGATACTGCCAGTGACAAACTGGAGGAAGGCGGGGACGACGTCAAGTCATCATGGCCCTTACGGCCAGGGCTACACACGTGCTACAATGGTCGGTACAAAGGGTTGCTACCTAGCGATAGGATGCTAATCTCAAAAAGCCGATCGTAGTCCGGATTGGAGTCTGCAACTCGACTCCATGAAGTCGGAATCGCTAGTAATCGCGGATCAGAATGCCGCGGTGAATACGTTCCCGGGCCTTGTACACACCGCCCGTCACACCATGGGAGTTTGTTGCACCAGAAGTAGCTAGCCTAACTGCAAAGAGGGCGGTTACCACGGTGTGGCCGATGACTGGGGTGAAGTCGTAACAAGGTAGCCGTAGGGGAACCTGCGGCTGGATCACCTCCTTAACGAAAGATTGACGATTGGTAAGAATCCACAACAAGTTGTTCTTCATAGATGTATCTGAGGGTCTGTAGCTCAGTTGGTTAGAGCACACGCTTGATAAGCGTGGGGTCACAAGTTCAAGTCTTGTCAGACCCACCATGACTTTGACTAGTTGAAGTTATAGATAAAAGATACATGACTGATGATGTAAGCTGGGGACTTAGCTTAGTTGGTAGAGCGCCTGCTTTGCACGCAGGAGGTCAGGAGTTCGACTCTCCTAGTCTCCACCAGAACTTAAGAGAAGTTCGGATTACAGAAATTAGTAAATAGAGATTTTAAGATCTTGGTTTATTAACTTCTGTGATTTAAGTATCACGGTATTAAGCATGACCTGACGAAGGCATGTTTATTCATTAACAGATTGGCAAAATTGAGTCTGAAATAAATTGTTCACTCAATAACAAAAAGAGAGGAAGTAATTCTGATCTTGGAGTTGATTGAGAACTAGCAAATTAACTGAATCAAGCGTTTTGGTATATGAATTTAGATTGAAGCTGTACAGTGTTTAAGTACACAGACAACAGATAGTAGCGATGAAGAATCGCACGGACAACACTCACTTGTAGGTGTTGACGACTGTTTGGGGTTGTATAGTCAAGTAATTAAGTGCATGTGGTGGATGCCTTGGCAGTCAGAGGCGATGAAAGACGTGATAGCCTGCGAAAAGCTCCGGGGAGGCGGCAAATATCCTTTGATCCGGAGATTTCTGAATGGGGGAACCCACCTACTTTAAGGTAGGTATTGCAACATGAATACATAGTGTTGCAAGGCGAACGAGGGGAAGTGAAACATCTCAGTACCCTTAGGAAAAGAAATCAATTGAGATTCCCTCAGTAGCGGCGAGCGAACGGGGATCAGCCCATTAAGTTATGTGTGTTTTAGTGGAACGCTCTGGGAAGTGCGAACGTAGAGGGTGATATTCCCGTACACGAAAGGGCACACATAATGATGACGAGTAGGGCGAGGCACGTGAAACCTTGTCTGAATATGGGGGGACCATCCTCCAAGGCTAAATACTCCTGACTGACCGATAGTGAACCAGTACCGTGAGGGAAAGGCGAAAAGAACCCCTGTGAGGGGAGTGAAATAGATCCTGAAACCGCATGCATACAAGCAGTGGGAGCACCTTCGTGGTGTGACTGCGTACCTTTTGTATAATGGGTCAGCGACTTATATTCAGTAGCAAGGTTAACCGTATAGGGGAGCCGTAGGGAAACCGAGTCTTAATAGGGCGTTTAGTTGCTGGGTATAGACCCGAAACCAGGCGATCTATCCATGAGCAGGTTGAAGGTTGGGTAACACTAACTGGAGGACCGAACCCACTGTCGTTGAAAAGCCAGGGGATGACTTGTGGATAGGGGTGAAAGGCTAATCAAGCCTGGTGATAGCTGGTTCTCCCCGAAAGCTATTTAGGTAGCGCCTCGGACGAATACCATAGGGGGTAGAGCACTGTTTCGGCTAGGGGGTCATCCCGACTTACCAAACCGATGCAAACTCCGAATACCTATGAGTACTATCCGGGAGACAGACTGCGGGTGCTAACGTCCGTAGTCAAGAGGAAAACAATCCAGACCGCCAGCTAAGGCCCCAAAATCATAGTTAAGTGGGAAACGATGTGGGAAGGCATAGACAGCTAGGAGGTTGGCTTAGAAGCAGCCACCCTTTAAAGAAAGCGTAATAGCTCACTAGTCGAGTCGGCCTGCGCGGAAGATGTAACGGGGCTAAAACTATGTGCCGAAGCTGCGGATTTGACATTAGTCAAGTGGTAGGGGAGCGTTCTGTAAGCCGATGAAGGTGTATTGAGAAGTATGCTGGAGGTATCAGAAGTGCGAATGCTGACGTGAGTAACGACAAAACGGGTGAAAAACCCGTTCGCCGAAAGACCAAGGGTTCCAGTCCAACGTTAATCGGGGCTGGGTGAGTCGACCCCTAAGGCGAGGCCGAAAGGCGTAGTCGATGGGAAATTGGTTAATATTCCAATACTTCTGTGTAATGCGATGAGAGGACGGAGAAGGTTAAGTCAGCCTGGCGTTGGTTGTCCAGGTGGAAGGATGTAGGTATGTATCTTAGGCAAATCCGGGGTACTCTATACTGAGATCCGATAGCAAGCTGTACTTGTACAGTGAAGTGGCTGATACCATGCTTCCAGGAAAAGTCTCTAAGCTTCAGTTACACAGGAATCGTACCCGAAACCGACACAGGTGGTCAGGTCGAGTAGACCAAGGCGCTTGAGAGAACTCTGCTGAAGGAACTAGGCAAAATGGTACCGTAACTTCGGGAGAAGGTACGCTGTTGTTGGTGATGGAACTTGCTTCCTGAGCTGACGACAGCCGCAGAAACCAGGCCGCTGCAACTGTTTATTAAAAACATAGCACTCTGCAAACACGAAAGTGGACGTATAGGGTGTGATGCCTGCCCGGTGCTGGAAGGTTAATTGATGGGGTTAGC from Acinetobacter pittii encodes the following:
- a CDS encoding YfiR family protein — its product is MWQFAKKVFVCILVVFATSAPCYANSKHNFYVLTLSILSYSKWENVNTPTLCVIDNPSITSTFQSYIQQMSYNYRVQTVNAKDFARSHCQAVYFSTTSPQQQQNLIQNYPYHSLLSLSINNPECEIGSIFCLYNQNNYTTFKVNLDALSHSKVHIDPRVLLLAKNAE
- a CDS encoding diguanylate cyclase domain-containing protein: MISKLYQSTSLHALFRKSQFTIFAITFFICSFTFVSISVFTMETYAKQNLQLLSHTLLERIQPAVVFNDKITIEQILNEYTNDHSIRTIHIYDSEHHLIAQSFKLSSQTSILEGWFDHWFLNEPVHLTIYHHEQNVGELTLFGSSEKILQFLKMIMVGLAIAMLFIVCALWWSVNLTYRQIMQAIYPLTNIAQIVSEQKAYNLRFPYNRIKEFQDLNTVFNELLEEIQIWDNQLQKENRKLSFQAHHDQLTLLPNRHYFYQILLDMFEDKGFDNKSALLFIDNNNFKSINDQFGHLAGDKVLKEMANRLQTRLRHQDFIARLGGDEFAVILHSISHADHLISIAENLLESCKEPLHLNGQTIYFSFSVGIALSQFASSPEDFIMQADQAMYKAKNSDEHWFIYKPEK